One Mya arenaria isolate MELC-2E11 chromosome 7, ASM2691426v1 genomic window carries:
- the LOC128241653 gene encoding uncharacterized protein LOC128241653: MKQNMFKARVYLYTVRARPASNCWSRPRVVTCLRLWNNMHTITRYKFDMAEQKDEVCHMYIWEKRSRCPWYHKTEHAAFGTPAGTYISIHPAYIQSFRPNPVMIKHSLKEDIEDKQQPNHIIPLIGLKTKDIDEWYKTLDKTNGEFEELTKDYSALATALSKGSDFFKTFLTGHKTKVVPNMIVDEAERYTKTKIQTRKGLN, encoded by the exons atgaaacaaaatatgtttaaagcgAGGGTATATCTATACACAGTAAGGGCGAGACCTGCAAGCAACTGTTGGTCTCGACCCAGAGTCGTGACTTGTTTAAGATTATGGAATAATATGCACACAATAACAAG ATACAAGTTTGATATGGCAGAACAAAAAGATGAAGTATGTCACATGTACATCTGGGAGAAAAGATCACGTTGTCCGTGGTATCATAAAACCGAACATGCTGCTTTTGGAACGCCTGCAGGAACGTACATAAGTATACACCCTGCTTACATTCAAAGCTTCCGACCAAATCCTGTCATGATTAAACACTCTCTGAAAGAAGATATTGAGGATAAACAGCAGCCAAATCATATTATTCCTCTAATTGGCCTCAAAACAAAAGATATAGACGAATGGTACAAAACGcttgataaaacaaatggtGAATTTGAAGAATTGACAAAGGATTACAGCGCACTGGCAACTGCTCTCAGCAAAGGCTCCGATTTCTTCAAGACGTTCTTAACGGGGCACAAAACCAAAGTTGTTCCAAACATGATTGTTGACGAAGCCGAaagatatacaaaaacaaaaatacagacCAGGAAGGGTTTAAACTAA